A stretch of DNA from Cannabis sativa cultivar Pink pepper isolate KNU-18-1 chromosome X, ASM2916894v1, whole genome shotgun sequence:
atatggaacacttatTAATGGATAATACCCATTGatggaaactaaaaaaaattaataaggtaataatCCAATAACctttttatggcaagtttctaaaaattattttttttttttaaaaaaatatatttattttttataaaattggaaataataattacaactaatactttgaaaaaaaattataaattattttataaaattaattaaaattactactttattattttatgaaattatgagtttattaataatttattattgtaaaactaaaaatcatttacatgtatattaatgtgttttttttattagatcagaataggagcttgattgtggaatccaattgtcttaatattattcatattcttaaaaataaaacgctacaatacttcttagttcttacttaggctatcattgttagaaaaatattattaccatccaatgatttttttgatattaccatgaatcattctcctagaataactaatgaggtgttgttcattatttatatttttaggattggaagatgataatcttgtctaggggtcaaatataattttttgtgctgaaattcttgtgttgacaattgccattattcaataatgtttagGACACTTTTTTattccttcattttttttttgttaaaattttcttcattggttttgttcttttAGATTTGGTAAACtcaagtatttaaaaaaaataattaaaaacatataaataattgttaattattataaaattaaagattttaggtttagaaaaaaatcttatacattttatgtgtattactgtttaaagcttaaaattattatttttttattttcagtaatgcaatttagaattctagtatgaagaaattttataaaaagataaatatacaatttttttctttttaatctttaaaataaattttattaaaaaaaatagtttgttaattttttttgtgtgttttattttttaaataacaattccatttataaattttttatttctattaatagttttatctattttaagaatatagagattaacaaaataggaaatattaattttttaatatttaattaatgattataaatatcaaccattagatatttgatccaatggtcaagaataaaatatcCATACATGGGTAATACCTATTAAGAGCATACCCATATATGGGCCAGTTTGGTATAGCTGTGCTGTGGGAAAAAGCAGATATagctgtgctgtgagaaaaaaCAGCTGTAGCAAAATTGTGGAAAAAAGCTGagctgagtgtttggtaaattataaattttaaagtactgtgagttgttaagatctattataatgataatgataatgttataatctagtttattataatcacaaatatgtaaaaacttattttatataatattttattttttatattttttattttttatttcaaatataaatttacatgcatttgataaaaataagttatagtatttgtttaatatgttttatcaaatgtaaaaaaaaattagaaactcaagtatataaaaaaaaaattctaggttgatgttgtttgttaatattaaaataaaatataaattattttttaaaaaaataagagatttaataattatttcttttattataattagtttattttattattttttatttttttaatatgtaataaagaaGTAAATATGGTTttagtacaaaaaaaaattattatagtcttttaatcaagacaactttttttaaaagttgGGTTGGAGCAGCTTTAGCTTTTAGCTGTAGCTtctccaaaaattaaaaaagctgTTTTTGACTGTTTGCCAAACACATTTTTATcacagctttttcaaaaatcagCTTTTAGCTTTTCCAAAAGCTGTGCCAAACGGACCCTATATATATGTTGTTGTGTTAAAGTAGGTGGTAGAtgtaactcaaaaaaaaaaaaaaaaagtaggtgGTAGATGCCGAACAATTTAGCTATGTTATTCTAtttgattaataatttttataagggCATGAGATATATATTGGAAAAGGGAATCTAGGTATAGAAGTATATAAGGGCTTAAGCTTCAAACTAAAAAGAACCAACTTCAATAGAAGTTACTACTTACCAAAACCACACACAAACCCATTTCTGCGGCAAATCCTCGAAGCTAGTTCAAACTAGTGGGAGGTTTGTCAGCTAGCTGCTAATTAAGAGCTCTTAAATTTCATCCATCAAACAACCCCAAAAATTCAAACTTCACATATTAATACAATTACCAATTAATACagccaaattatatatatatatatattgttttctttttgttttttgttcttgaaaaatcaatatatatattatatataaaggaaattaTATATGGCTCGTGGAAAAGTTCAGCTGAGAAGAATAGAGAACCCAGTTCACAGACAAGTTACTTTCTGTAAGCGCCGAGCTGGGCTCCTTAAGAAAGCCAAAGAGCTTTCTGTTCTTTGTGATGCTGAGATTGGACTTGTCATCTTCTCCGCCCATGGCAAGCTCTACGATCTCGCCACAAAAGGGTACGTACGTGGCTTTCATCCTCTATTTACACGTGTCTATTCTTACTAGCAGTCAGTGCCtcctatatatacatataaattattattaataatggtggtttcaaattaaatatgacatgataatatatataatgatctttttttaactttaattatttatgaatatgATGAAAAGAGGCAGTGAAAGTGCGCGCATGATGATATTAAATagattatatattgaaaagatgcacatgcactatatatatatatatgcggttgtgaatatataatatgtagtTAAGCTAGTGTAATATATATGGTgacataatataattattaggtttttattttgtatcatatatatatacaattaattagAACCATGCAAGGGCTTATAGAGAAGTACATGAAGTCGACCAAGGGATCTCTGGTGGCTCAGGCTGATCAGCAACAGCCCATTTTACAGACGCAGTCTGATCAGCTGGTATGTATacacaatataatatatattatatcataaAAATGAGAAATGAACACACATGATGGGCAGCACCAgcaaataagtaaataatacTAGCAGTATATAGCTCACCCAATAGAACACTAACACagtttattacatatatatatatatacatataaaaataatatattctaTTTAAAACCGCGGCTAAAACCAGACCAAGTACATTTAGACACATAAACATGGAGTGCAAAAAGTTTTGTAGCATCGGATTCTGGTTTTTTGTGATTCTTAggatattttttgttttcttttttatttttaaaaaaaattaaaaaacaaaatgctATAATAATGTTAAAAGAATGATACTATTTTTCACTCATGCTCCCACGAAAAAAAATGCACCGTATAAAGTTAATTTATTATGGGGCCATACCACACCATATATATAtcgtatgtgtatatatatatatatatatatatatctttgcACTTTGTAATTTGTTTCTAATTTGTGTAGAATATTTGCTAATTATGATATAATCCGATGAGTTGTGTATATGCATTTTTCCTAGTGTTTCTTCTCATAATGTTGACACGTAATAATAAGATTTACATTACTCAAAGAgctaactttaataaattaattaatatatattactaaacATTGGTTAATTATATACTCAGAGGAGCATATATATAGTACTATTACTTTAATCTCACCATTTACAAATGTAAGTAAGTGATCTCTAGTAGTGATTCTCCTTTTCACCTATAAATATTCCATGTTATTCTACAATAACCAATGTtgtcatcaaataaatatatatattattatataataaatatattatggtCATTGAAATTTTGCATTTTCCCCCTTCTTCTATATGTATGCTTTGATAAATTTTGTACAGATCATACTTTTCTGACAAATTAATTACAATAACTACATTATTTTTCCTGCCtaataatatataacaataaaaaaattgtgaattaatgtatatatatagtcatCAAAACTAGGTTTGTAGCTAGCTAAtttagtatttatatatatatttttgtaataaacttCTATTTTGTATTTCGTTGACTATATTGCAGGATGCCAAAAATGAAATAAGCATGCTGAAACAAGAGATTGAAATACTACAAAAAGGTCTCAGGTATTAGAAAAATgaccatttatatatatatatatatatttacatatatatatatataaatatttggtATTCAAACATGATATAGATCACTAATCATTGTGCTACATTCACCATGTGATGGCATTAATTAATTCGGCTAATCTTCAAATTCATATAGATAATAtagaaatttacaaaataaaaaaacattagATATTTCAAATAATTAACTAGTACTAGAATTTGTATAAATTCCCCCTTTAAGATTTTTTTCTCATTACAGATACTATATAAGCTTGAAAATTTAATACAAACTTTTAAATTTACACTACACACAAATCAAATGACATCaattttaattactattatcTCGAAATAAGACTATTGTTGTAGAAATAACTCAAAATATTGAAAATGTTGTCActtcaattttttcatactGGTTTTCTATGCTCATATATAACATTATCCTAttcttaatataatatatgaaacTGAAgtggattatatatataaatatatatatatatctaatattAAATGTGACAATATAACAGAAAATATttgtttaatattattttacattaaAGTTAACGGTTAAAACtatcacaattaaattaattaattaattattatatttttttgaaaaaaaattaactttaaatatttaaatttaatttaaaattatcaacaaaattagataattattttttttttaaaaaaataagtcttaatttaaatttaaatttcaccttaattcaataattaatcataatttataacaaaatttattagctagttatattatttaaaatatctaaatttatttatttattttattgtttaataaattagttatatatatttttttataaataaatttaaaactaaattatatattatatatttacaaaatataattaaattgtattaaatttaattttattattatttaaattaataattaagtaattGCAACTCTAAACAAACATACATTACATTGCTACTGATACCtagcatatatgtatttatataaaacACATGCATTATTCTTGATATACATGCAGATACATGTTTGGAGGAGGAGCAGGAACTATGAATCTTGATGAACTCCAAATTCTTGAAAAGAATCTGGAATTGTGGATTTATCATATTCGTTCGGCAAaggtaattaatatatatatatagatatatatttatatatataaaccaaTAAAATGAGAttacttataattaatttaattttctgaTCTCCTACTCTTTTAATGGCTGATAgacatttatatttatattagatGGACATCATGTCTCAAGAGATCCAATTGTTAAAAAATAAGGTTAGTGTTCaaaatactttgtattttttttaattatataatgttTAGATTACtgtttaaaatttgttaaactATTGTTTATCTTATATATACTTTGTAGGAtgaaattatattgtatattacTGCATccctttaaaaatatatatcatattatctgaacttattaaatttttagtttcacagagttttttattattgataacaCAGATAATAATAgtatggctttttttttttttgaatattaaacaTGTATGactaattgttttagtttcacttttatattcaaaattaatttatgatatatGGAAAAATAATCATAAACTTTTTCGGATGGTCCGTACGTAGactgaaaatattattaaaatatcaaaACGATATTTCTATCAAAATTTTGGGAATAATATAAGTAAATAAAttctcatgtatatatattattgtacatAAAGGATCACGTCACATTGATCAAATGAAACTTCTTAAGCaagtttatttaataaattagaataaaaaatccATTCAAATAAAAATCTATATCGTTGTTAccttattatatatgtatacatatgatatatattcttttggtatatatactaattaaaGAATCATATAATGGTTTTGTACTGATCAGGAAGGAATACTGAAAGCTGCAAATAAGTATCTCCAAGATAAGGTAACaattaagaaatatataaatatttggaTAACATTGATCTGTTAAATaaagaaagatatatatatattcttgttcctcattttttttttaaaaaacaagaaaatatatatataatgtacaaACACATATGATTAcagtaaataaataattaattaattaagaaaaaattgtTGTGCAGATAGAAGAGAACACTACTACTGCAAGTGATCTTGATTTTGTACCAATGATGACGACTAACAATCCATATCCCTTAACCATATTACAGAATGGGATATTTCAGTTCTAACACACAGGCTATATATGTCTTTGACGTTGTTAGAAaaaattactatatatatatatgtataatatcgTTTGATATATAtcgacatatatatatgtacgtatATTTATAATAGTATTGTTGTTGTGTAATATTCTACTACTGTTTATTAATTGGCGTGTTTGCTAAATTGAAAACAATTAAGGTATGCTTTGAATTATCAAGTGGGTGCATGTAGCCACTTGTatcaattataatatatatataataataataatccatGTACTATAGGTTGCTGAGATTATAAATAAGAACGGCATTAATATATATGCTGTTTCATACATTTCTACAGtttgtttaataataatattctatGTATTTGGGTTTATATAAATGATCAGCTTGTAACTTttcattataattttaattgttGTTGTATAATAAGTACTATATAGATTATATATGCATGAGTGAGTTTTTGGGGATGTTTTATGACTTACGTACGTACTTAACttttttatcaataattgtttgTGAAaagggtatatatatattataaaatgatGGGGATCGTACAGCTAATTACTAGTAgagatttttatgttttttgaaattttgtattttataaacattaatttattatttaattaattaaatacagaaTGATAAAATTCGTATTGAAATAGGGTGTAAAAACTAAAATTTGTATTGAAATTTTATACTTGGTATCAACAATTTTTAAAGATTGTTACTAGTATATACTATGGGATCACgtctaaaaataagatttattaataatataactaTTGACTAAATGAGATCATCGAGACaaaggggcaattgttatacctaAATTTCGACCAGCAATAAAAAGCTAACATGTGTATTAAGGTTGGAATTATATGAACTAGCTCAAACTGTGCATTATAAAATACACTTAAATGACACGTCTCGGGAAATATAGTTAATAGAAATATTCGAACTCCCTGCCATATAAAAATGAATACAAATAATTCATAGGGTGACATGTATCAGTTAAAATGgagcaacaattttttttagcaaaaagTCAGTACACAATATAAAATATAGccagtaaaaatataataaataacgTTCAAcagtaaaaatgaaataaaagtggGAAACATAGTACGCGGCAGCGTAAATTTCTCTTTAAGTaataaatagtataaaataattatttctctACAAGTTATAAAATGAGAATCTTTTTACTTACATAATGCTATAATTTGgggtcatttaatataattttcttaaataaaattttaaaaattttaaaaatatt
This window harbors:
- the LOC115699728 gene encoding agamous-like MADS-box protein AGL12, with the protein product MARGKVQLRRIENPVHRQVTFCKRRAGLLKKAKELSVLCDAEIGLVIFSAHGKLYDLATKGTMQGLIEKYMKSTKGSLVAQADQQQPILQTQSDQLDAKNEISMLKQEIEILQKGLRYMFGGGAGTMNLDELQILEKNLELWIYHIRSAKMDIMSQEIQLLKNKEGILKAANKYLQDKIEENTTTASDLDFVPMMTTNNPYPLTILQNGIFQF